A genomic segment from Thermostichus lividus PCC 6715 encodes:
- a CDS encoding CO2 hydration protein: MTPLTAVTGARATELRAAIIERLLNNQALLPDSPTHVMEVVGILKSYGIVLKAYAETLCDISERQFLVLFPFFKYFNGEITLPKLLRHWWHDRINYEYAEYCMRAMMWHGGGGLDAFLDSAEFRQLATKAIAAKLRGNPLMQLVNGLFPEFLLETVRMLCYYSGLGQFWSVMYPIFLTLSDRYDAGEIRTIPDVVDHIRSGLIADAARPITYRVQIRGNTYDILPASAQLTFLADTAIPYVEAVFLRGTPFFGLVSFNAQAQQISRDQGEFSYGALFADPIPTGAAGIPPTLLMQDMRHYLPPYLHEFYRHQGRGEDDLRVKICQTFQKSMFCVTTAAITALAPYPWTTRHPAEQAANREFYEQWLERLATSRLWAVQA; this comes from the coding sequence ATGACTCCCTTGACCGCTGTCACTGGTGCCCGTGCTACTGAACTCCGCGCTGCGATCATTGAACGACTGCTCAACAACCAAGCCCTGCTGCCGGATAGCCCCACCCACGTGATGGAAGTGGTGGGAATTCTCAAAAGCTATGGCATTGTGCTCAAGGCTTACGCCGAAACTCTCTGTGATATTAGTGAGCGGCAATTTTTAGTGCTGTTTCCCTTTTTTAAGTACTTCAATGGCGAGATCACGCTCCCCAAGCTCCTGCGACATTGGTGGCATGACCGCATTAACTACGAGTATGCCGAATACTGTATGCGAGCCATGATGTGGCACGGCGGCGGTGGCCTAGATGCCTTTTTAGACTCGGCGGAATTTCGGCAACTGGCTACTAAAGCCATCGCGGCTAAGTTACGGGGCAACCCCTTGATGCAATTGGTCAATGGGCTGTTTCCTGAGTTTTTACTGGAAACGGTACGAATGCTCTGTTACTACAGCGGCCTTGGCCAATTTTGGAGCGTCATGTATCCGATTTTCCTCACCCTGAGCGATCGCTACGATGCCGGAGAGATTCGCACCATTCCCGATGTCGTGGATCACATTCGCTCAGGACTCATTGCCGATGCCGCCCGTCCCATCACCTATCGTGTACAAATCCGCGGTAACACCTACGATATTCTCCCCGCCAGTGCCCAACTCACCTTTTTGGCCGATACGGCCATTCCCTACGTCGAAGCTGTATTTCTGCGGGGCACCCCCTTCTTTGGCCTTGTTTCCTTTAATGCCCAAGCGCAGCAAATCTCCCGCGATCAAGGGGAGTTTAGCTATGGTGCCCTCTTTGCGGATCCCATTCCCACCGGTGCTGCGGGGATTCCGCCCACGCTGCTCATGCAGGATATGCGCCACTATTTGCCCCCGTACCTGCACGAGTTTTACCGTCATCAAGGGCGCGGTGAAGACGATCTGCGGGTCAAAATCTGCCAAACGTTCCAAAAGTCAATGTTTTGCGTCACCACTGCTGCGATCACTGCCCTAGCGCCCTATCCATGGACGACCCGCCACCCTGCTGAGCAGGCAGCTAACCGTGAATTTTACGAGCAGTGGCTAGAGCGACTAGCAACCTCGCGGTTGTGGGCTGTTCAAGCCTGA
- a CDS encoding bifunctional pantoate--beta-alanine ligase/(d)CMP kinase produces the protein MGTFHHVNTIVGLQTALSHLTPPRTIGFVPTMGALHRGHQSLIERARQDCDVVVVSIFINPLQFAPHEDLERYPRSLTADLQLCRDLGVDIVFTPSVHELYPHGLDGLTTVDPPKQLTSGLCGRSRPGHFRGVATVVLKLLHIIQPDRAYFGQKDAQQLAIIRRCVADLNLDVEIIACPIVRDSDGLALSSRNQYLSERERATALALSQALQLATQAFRNGCVTAAILRQQVTSHLQQFPDLRLDYAELVHPDTLAPLEQVDTVGLLAIAAWVGNTRLIDNCLLDRRLGILAIDGPAGAGKSTVTRQAAHALGLQYLDTGAMYRAATWWCLQHHIDLTDEVAVVEAVAQCRIRLDSRDPNQPSQVWLNDQDITAAIRSLEVTQRVSQVAALPGVRRLMVQQQRQMGAQGGVAAEGRDIGTHVFPEAGVKIFLTASSQERAKRRWQELQEQGQQEITYEDLLQQIIERDTADQQRACAPFRKAADAIEVCTDNLSIADVIDKIVHLYRSRYPQA, from the coding sequence ATGGGTACCTTTCATCATGTGAACACGATTGTTGGCTTGCAAACAGCACTGAGCCATCTGACTCCTCCCAGAACCATTGGCTTTGTGCCAACCATGGGGGCACTGCACCGTGGGCATCAATCCCTCATTGAGCGGGCACGCCAAGACTGTGATGTGGTAGTTGTGAGTATCTTTATCAACCCACTTCAGTTTGCCCCCCACGAAGACCTAGAGCGCTACCCGCGGTCACTGACAGCGGATCTGCAACTATGCCGTGACTTGGGTGTGGATATTGTGTTTACCCCTAGTGTTCATGAACTCTACCCCCATGGCTTGGACGGATTGACAACCGTTGACCCCCCAAAACAGTTAACCAGCGGCTTGTGTGGTCGTTCTCGCCCCGGCCATTTTCGCGGCGTTGCCACAGTTGTTCTGAAGCTATTGCATATTATCCAACCCGATCGCGCCTACTTTGGCCAAAAGGATGCCCAGCAATTGGCCATCATCCGCCGCTGTGTCGCTGACTTAAACCTTGATGTGGAAATTATTGCCTGCCCAATTGTGCGCGATAGCGATGGCCTCGCCCTCAGTTCTCGGAATCAGTACCTCAGTGAGAGAGAACGCGCCACAGCATTGGCTCTGAGCCAAGCCTTACAACTAGCAACTCAGGCGTTTCGCAACGGCTGTGTTACGGCGGCTATTCTGCGACAGCAGGTGACAAGCCATTTGCAACAGTTTCCTGATCTGCGTCTGGACTATGCCGAACTGGTACACCCAGATACGCTGGCGCCTTTAGAGCAGGTGGATACCGTTGGCTTGCTGGCGATCGCCGCTTGGGTAGGCAACACCCGGCTTATTGATAACTGTTTGTTAGACCGTCGCCTTGGGATTTTAGCCATTGACGGCCCCGCTGGTGCAGGCAAATCCACCGTCACTCGGCAAGCGGCCCATGCCTTAGGACTGCAATATCTAGATACGGGTGCAATGTACCGTGCTGCCACATGGTGGTGTTTGCAGCATCACATTGATCTCACGGATGAAGTGGCCGTTGTTGAAGCAGTTGCCCAGTGTCGGATTCGCTTAGACAGCCGCGATCCCAATCAACCCTCCCAAGTATGGCTCAATGACCAAGACATCACAGCAGCCATTCGCTCCCTTGAGGTCACCCAGCGGGTCTCACAGGTGGCTGCCCTGCCAGGAGTCCGCCGCCTGATGGTACAGCAACAGCGGCAGATGGGCGCTCAGGGGGGGGTAGCTGCCGAAGGACGGGATATTGGCACCCATGTCTTTCCGGAGGCGGGCGTGAAAATTTTCCTCACTGCTTCCTCCCAGGAACGGGCAAAGCGTCGCTGGCAGGAACTACAGGAGCAGGGACAACAGGAGATCACCTACGAAGACTTGCTACAGCAAATAATTGAGCGGGACACCGCTGATCAGCAGCGTGCCTGTGCGCCCTTTCGCAAAGCAGCGGATGCCATCGAAGTGTGTACCGACAACTTGAGTATTGCCGATGTCATTGACAAAATTGTTCACCTTTACCGCAGTCGCTATCCGCAGGCTTGA
- a CDS encoding J domain-containing protein, protein MNLADCYRVLELPEGASLAQVKSAYRRLARRYHPDVNPGDRSAHDKFILLQQAYEKLTRVLPTFQPAPKATAPEPAPASPITAFEIELKHASYRQLQEFLKYRCYGRALTLVEGLASRLPQDAEVRQWQAVTYQCWARQLIRDRQPQTARDYLHRALKADPDNRSLWQEAEKDFRTLDRLYGKAPST, encoded by the coding sequence ATGAATTTAGCAGACTGCTATCGGGTGCTGGAACTCCCAGAAGGAGCCTCCTTAGCACAGGTGAAGTCTGCCTACAGGCGATTGGCACGCCGCTATCATCCCGATGTTAATCCGGGCGATCGCTCTGCCCACGATAAGTTTATTCTGCTGCAACAAGCTTACGAGAAACTCACACGCGTGCTGCCCACCTTTCAGCCAGCTCCGAAAGCCACTGCCCCAGAACCAGCGCCAGCATCACCAATCACTGCCTTTGAAATCGAGCTCAAGCACGCCAGCTATCGCCAACTACAGGAATTTCTGAAGTACCGCTGTTATGGTCGTGCGCTGACCCTAGTGGAGGGGTTAGCAAGCCGTTTACCGCAAGATGCGGAAGTACGGCAGTGGCAAGCGGTCACCTATCAGTGCTGGGCACGGCAACTCATTCGCGATCGCCAACCTCAAACTGCCCGGGACTATCTACACCGCGCCTTAAAAGCAGATCCCGACAACCGCAGCCTCTGGCAGGAAGCAGAAAAGGATTTTCGTACCCTTGATCGCCTCTACGGCAAAGCCCCCAGCACCTAA
- a CDS encoding diflavin flavoprotein, translating into MLTETRPRDVQVAELVPRVLVLRSRTWERLKFEVEYGRQQGTTSNSYLLKAAQPTLLDPPGESFSQLYLKELAQQIDLRQLRYLILSHVNSNRLVTVKALLERAPQMTLVCSKAGAVTLRAALGDQLQLWIPRSDTPLDVGDGWQLEFIAAATPRWPDGLITVDRQHHIVFTDKLFGAHVCSDSLYDEQWKKLDEDRAYYFECLHAAQPRQVESILDRIAELTPPPHLYAPAHGPIVKFSRSRLFQDYRDWCHAQTEQETTVALFYASAYGNTAILANAIAQGLTAAGVQVAAINCETTPPAEMQALIHSSDGFIVGSPTLGGHMPTQVQTALGFILAEGNKTKLAGVFGSYGWSGEAIDDIEQKLLDAGYTLGFETLRVKFTPTAADLEKCQAAAQEFAQALKKLRKSRTVLQPSLVEAQVNRTAQAVNRVVGSLCILTTLPEGCTYMTQAAAILVSSVSQASFNPPGVTVSLPQQWADSLCLVGDRFVLNILKEGSPLVRQFQQAQRLGEQQLATLGLKSASSGAPILLDALAYIECTVESRMKCGDHWLIYAVVDSGELLQTTGLTAIQHRKTS; encoded by the coding sequence ATGCTAACCGAAACTCGACCCCGCGATGTCCAGGTGGCAGAACTTGTGCCACGGGTGCTGGTGTTGCGATCGCGAACATGGGAGCGGCTCAAATTTGAAGTGGAGTACGGTCGTCAGCAGGGAACCACCTCCAACTCCTATCTGCTCAAGGCGGCGCAGCCCACCCTTTTGGATCCGCCGGGTGAATCCTTTAGTCAGTTATACCTCAAGGAGCTGGCACAGCAAATTGATCTGCGCCAACTGCGCTATCTGATTCTCAGCCACGTCAACTCCAATCGCTTAGTGACGGTGAAGGCATTGCTCGAGCGTGCGCCCCAGATGACGTTGGTCTGCTCCAAAGCAGGCGCTGTGACCCTACGAGCCGCCCTTGGCGATCAACTACAGCTTTGGATTCCCCGTAGTGATACGCCCCTCGATGTGGGGGACGGGTGGCAACTGGAGTTTATCGCCGCCGCCACTCCCCGCTGGCCCGATGGCCTGATTACCGTTGACCGCCAGCATCACATTGTCTTTACCGACAAGCTCTTTGGCGCCCATGTGTGCAGCGATAGCCTTTACGATGAACAGTGGAAAAAACTCGATGAAGACCGCGCCTACTATTTTGAGTGCCTGCACGCAGCCCAACCTCGCCAAGTAGAAAGTATTCTGGATCGGATCGCGGAACTCACGCCACCGCCACACCTCTACGCACCAGCCCATGGCCCGATAGTCAAGTTTAGCCGTAGTCGCCTCTTTCAGGACTACCGCGACTGGTGTCATGCCCAAACAGAGCAGGAAACAACGGTGGCACTCTTTTATGCCTCTGCCTACGGCAATACCGCCATTTTAGCCAATGCCATTGCCCAAGGCTTAACCGCAGCGGGGGTACAGGTGGCTGCCATTAACTGTGAGACGACACCACCTGCGGAAATGCAAGCCCTGATCCACAGTAGCGATGGCTTTATTGTTGGCTCACCCACCCTTGGCGGGCATATGCCCACGCAGGTGCAAACAGCCCTAGGCTTTATTCTGGCCGAAGGCAATAAAACCAAGTTAGCGGGAGTCTTTGGCTCCTATGGCTGGAGTGGGGAAGCGATTGATGATATTGAGCAAAAGCTCTTGGATGCTGGCTATACCCTTGGCTTTGAAACCCTACGGGTGAAGTTTACCCCCACCGCAGCAGATCTCGAAAAGTGCCAAGCGGCGGCTCAGGAGTTTGCCCAAGCCCTGAAAAAACTACGGAAATCCCGCACCGTCCTTCAGCCCAGCCTTGTAGAAGCACAGGTGAATCGCACGGCACAGGCAGTGAATCGGGTGGTTGGTTCTTTGTGTATTCTCACGACGTTGCCGGAGGGTTGCACCTACATGACCCAAGCGGCGGCCATTCTGGTGTCGTCGGTCTCCCAAGCCTCTTTTAACCCCCCCGGCGTAACGGTGTCCCTGCCGCAGCAGTGGGCAGACAGTCTCTGCCTTGTGGGCGATCGCTTTGTTTTGAATATTCTCAAGGAAGGGAGTCCCCTTGTCCGCCAGTTCCAGCAGGCGCAACGGCTGGGGGAACAGCAACTGGCCACCTTAGGCTTGAAAAGTGCTAGCAGTGGTGCCCCCATTCTACTGGATGCCCTCGCCTACATTGAATGCACCGTCGAATCCCGCATGAAGTGTGGCGATCACTGGCTCATCTACGCTGTTGTCGATAGTGGGGAACTGCTGCAAACAACTGGCCTGACCGCTATTCAGCACCGTAAAACCAGTTAG
- the clpS gene encoding ATP-dependent Clp protease adapter ClpS encodes MPTVLPQERQSQQVIRKHYPNYKIIVLNDDFNTFQHVAACLMKYIPNMTSDRAWELTNQVHYDGQAIVWVGPQEQAELYHEQLLRAGLTMAPLEPD; translated from the coding sequence ATGCCTACTGTCTTACCGCAAGAGCGCCAATCACAGCAGGTGATTCGCAAGCACTACCCCAATTACAAAATCATTGTTCTTAACGATGACTTCAATACGTTTCAACATGTGGCTGCGTGCTTAATGAAGTACATTCCCAACATGACGAGCGATCGCGCTTGGGAGTTAACCAACCAAGTTCACTACGATGGCCAAGCAATTGTTTGGGTTGGGCCGCAAGAGCAGGCGGAACTCTACCATGAGCAGTTGTTGCGGGCTGGGTTGACCATGGCTCCCCTCGAGCCGGACTAA
- a CDS encoding DUF4327 family protein, with the protein MVQSLQYSIELVQDEARQLVAKGVVSRQQPIYTLCQYVPVREWPLIEKELERCDFMLRDRIGDLIGRECWDND; encoded by the coding sequence ATGGTTCAATCCCTTCAATACTCCATCGAGCTAGTTCAAGACGAAGCCCGTCAACTGGTGGCCAAGGGAGTGGTCAGTCGTCAGCAGCCTATCTATACCCTCTGCCAGTATGTACCAGTTCGGGAGTGGCCTCTCATTGAGAAGGAGCTAGAACGTTGCGACTTTATGCTGCGAGATCGCATCGGTGATCTGATTGGTCGTGAGTGCTGGGATAACGATTAA
- a CDS encoding sulfate/molybdate ABC transporter ATP-binding protein, protein MGITIDNVSKSFGTFQAVKQVDLEIASGSLVALLGPSGSGKSTLLRLIAGLEMPDTGRILLTGKDATYQSVQERNIGFVFQHYALFKHMTVRQNVAFGLELRKVPAAKIKARVEELLDLVQLAGLGDRYPSQLSGGQRQRVALARALAVEPKVLLLDEPFGALDAKVRKELRAWLRHLHDDVHVTTVFVTHDQEEAMEVADQIVVMNKGQVEQVGTPAEIYDHPASPFVMSFIGPVNVLRSTSRIFEQSNHSAPHCDIFLRPRDILIETRPNGNTVPARISRIIHLGWEIQVELRLDDGQELMAHLSRERFDDLTLEPQQQVFIKLKEAKSFPLYYSI, encoded by the coding sequence ATGGGCATCACCATTGACAATGTTTCTAAGTCGTTTGGTACCTTTCAAGCGGTCAAACAGGTGGATCTAGAAATTGCCAGCGGTTCACTGGTGGCCTTACTTGGGCCTTCAGGCTCCGGCAAGTCAACGCTGCTACGGCTCATTGCTGGCTTAGAAATGCCGGATACAGGACGTATTCTCCTCACCGGCAAAGATGCCACCTACCAGAGTGTGCAGGAGCGCAACATTGGTTTTGTATTTCAGCACTATGCCCTGTTTAAGCACATGACCGTGCGCCAAAATGTCGCCTTTGGCCTTGAGCTGCGCAAAGTGCCTGCTGCTAAAATCAAAGCTCGGGTTGAGGAGCTACTGGATCTCGTTCAGCTTGCTGGGTTGGGCGATCGCTATCCCTCCCAGCTATCCGGTGGGCAGCGGCAGCGGGTGGCCTTAGCGCGGGCGTTAGCAGTAGAACCCAAAGTCCTGTTGCTGGATGAACCCTTTGGTGCCCTCGATGCCAAGGTTCGCAAAGAACTACGGGCATGGTTGCGCCACCTCCACGATGATGTCCATGTCACCACGGTATTTGTCACCCACGACCAAGAAGAGGCGATGGAGGTTGCCGATCAGATTGTGGTGATGAACAAAGGCCAAGTGGAGCAGGTAGGCACGCCGGCTGAGATTTATGATCACCCTGCGAGTCCCTTTGTCATGAGCTTTATTGGGCCGGTGAATGTTCTGCGCAGCACCTCCCGCATCTTTGAGCAAAGTAATCATAGTGCGCCGCACTGCGATATTTTTCTGCGCCCCCGCGACATTCTCATTGAAACTCGCCCCAATGGCAACACCGTGCCTGCGCGCATTAGTCGCATTATTCATCTGGGCTGGGAAATTCAAGTGGAATTACGCCTAGACGATGGGCAGGAGTTAATGGCGCACTTATCGCGAGAGCGATTTGATGATCTCACCCTAGAGCCACAGCAGCAGGTGTTTATTAAACTGAAGGAAGCAAAGTCGTTTCCGCTCTACTACAGTATTTAG
- a CDS encoding diflavin flavoprotein, producing the protein MIATTAKRPARLTLQVLDIAADTTAIRCLDWDRDRFDIEFALENGTTYNSFLIQGQEIALVDTSHAKFGDRYLEQLWQLVNPRDLTYLIVSHTEPDHSGLVKAVLAKAPHVTVVASKVALQFLADLIHQPFSQRQVKNGDRLDLGNGHVLEFVMAPNLHWPDTILTFDHGTQTLFTCDVFGAHYCNDDPYDSEPELLAPDFKFYYDCLMGPNARSVLSAFKRLEPLPAIQQVATGHGPFLKHHLSRWLENYRTWSQEQAKAATTVAIFYAGGYGYANALVEAIERGAAKTGVVVETMDVLTVEPQDVRELAEIAAGMIIGTPPTTAAAKTALSTIRAAAHAKQAIGVFESGVPDAEPAYPLLNQFRDAGLTPAFPVIRVSAAPTDALLQEAEEAGTDMGQWLLRDRTVKQMKALDTDLDKALGRLSGGLYIITAQKGPINSAMLASWVSQASTEPLGVSIAVAKDRAIESFLHVGDTFVLNVLEDENYQPLMRHFLKRFPPGADRFAHIKTYAAANGSPILADALAYLECTVASRLDAHDHWIVYSTVDSGRVSKPDGLTAVHHRKVGNHY; encoded by the coding sequence ATGATCGCCACTACAGCTAAGCGTCCGGCGCGATTGACGCTTCAGGTGTTGGACATCGCCGCTGACACAACAGCCATTCGCTGTCTAGACTGGGATCGCGATCGCTTTGATATTGAGTTCGCCCTTGAAAATGGCACGACCTACAATTCTTTTTTGATTCAGGGGCAGGAGATTGCCCTTGTGGATACTTCCCATGCCAAGTTTGGCGATCGCTACCTTGAGCAACTGTGGCAATTGGTGAACCCTAGGGATCTAACCTATCTCATCGTTAGCCACACCGAGCCGGATCACAGTGGCCTCGTCAAGGCGGTCTTAGCTAAAGCGCCCCACGTCACCGTTGTGGCCTCTAAGGTGGCGCTGCAATTTCTGGCGGATCTCATTCATCAACCCTTTAGCCAACGGCAAGTCAAAAATGGCGATCGCCTTGATCTGGGCAACGGGCACGTCTTGGAATTTGTCATGGCACCAAACCTCCACTGGCCGGATACTATCCTCACCTTTGACCACGGCACCCAAACTCTGTTTACCTGTGACGTATTTGGTGCCCACTACTGCAATGATGACCCCTACGATAGTGAACCAGAATTGCTGGCGCCGGACTTCAAGTTTTACTACGACTGCCTTATGGGGCCGAATGCCCGCTCGGTTCTGTCAGCCTTTAAGCGCTTGGAACCCCTACCAGCGATTCAGCAAGTGGCAACGGGGCACGGTCCATTTCTCAAACACCATCTGTCCCGCTGGTTAGAGAATTACCGCACGTGGAGCCAAGAGCAGGCCAAGGCAGCCACCACTGTCGCCATTTTCTATGCAGGGGGGTACGGCTATGCCAATGCCCTAGTAGAGGCCATTGAGCGCGGTGCCGCCAAAACCGGTGTGGTGGTGGAAACCATGGATGTGCTAACAGTAGAACCCCAAGACGTGCGAGAACTTGCCGAGATTGCCGCTGGGATGATTATCGGCACCCCTCCCACCACGGCTGCTGCCAAAACCGCACTGAGTACAATTCGTGCCGCAGCCCATGCCAAGCAAGCCATTGGCGTGTTCGAGAGTGGGGTGCCTGATGCCGAGCCAGCCTATCCGCTCCTGAATCAGTTCCGGGATGCGGGGTTGACCCCAGCATTTCCCGTGATTCGCGTCAGCGCTGCCCCCACCGATGCCCTGCTGCAGGAAGCCGAAGAAGCCGGAACGGATATGGGGCAATGGCTACTGCGCGATCGCACCGTTAAGCAAATGAAAGCCCTTGACACCGACCTAGACAAAGCCTTGGGGCGCCTTAGCGGTGGCCTGTACATTATCACCGCCCAAAAGGGCCCCATCAACAGTGCCATGCTGGCCTCATGGGTATCCCAAGCCAGTACCGAACCCTTGGGCGTTTCCATCGCTGTCGCCAAGGATCGCGCCATTGAGTCGTTCCTGCATGTGGGGGATACCTTTGTGCTCAATGTTCTTGAAGACGAGAACTACCAGCCCTTGATGCGGCATTTCCTCAAACGCTTTCCCCCCGGCGCCGATCGCTTTGCCCACATCAAAACCTACGCTGCCGCTAACGGCAGTCCCATTTTGGCAGATGCCCTTGCCTACCTCGAATGTACTGTGGCGAGTCGGTTAGATGCCCACGATCACTGGATTGTCTATAGCACCGTGGATAGTGGGCGGGTCTCGAAGCCCGATGGCCTCACGGCGGTTCACCATCGCAAGGTGGGGAATCACTACTAG
- a CDS encoding HAD family hydrolase: MDVLPSLLALDFDGVLCNGLREYFQTSWRVYQQVWQTSDVALADLEQQFYQLRPVITVGWEMPVLLRAILEEIPTAEISTHWPQVRDRLLHTYHLSAADLGQRVDGLRDEWIRNDWQHWLMLHDFYDGVVAAVQRWQAQGHAMAIVTTKEQRFVTYLLEQAGIIVPATAIYGKEQQQPKPMILLQLQAAYGTPLWFVEDRLGALLEVAATPELVSTRLFLATWGYTTADDCQQAQAHPRIQPLTLGEFCALLTP; encoded by the coding sequence ATGGATGTCTTGCCGAGTCTGCTGGCTCTAGACTTTGACGGAGTCCTCTGTAATGGCCTGCGGGAGTATTTTCAAACCAGTTGGCGGGTGTATCAACAGGTATGGCAGACCTCTGATGTTGCCCTTGCTGACCTAGAGCAGCAATTTTACCAACTGCGGCCTGTGATTACGGTGGGCTGGGAAATGCCAGTTCTGTTGCGAGCCATCCTTGAGGAAATCCCCACTGCGGAGATCAGCACCCATTGGCCCCAGGTGCGCGATCGCCTTCTTCACACCTATCACCTTAGTGCAGCGGATCTGGGGCAGCGGGTCGATGGGCTGCGGGATGAGTGGATCCGCAACGACTGGCAACACTGGTTGATGCTCCATGACTTTTATGATGGAGTGGTGGCCGCTGTGCAGCGCTGGCAAGCCCAAGGCCATGCGATGGCCATTGTGACCACCAAAGAACAGCGCTTTGTGACCTATTTGCTAGAGCAGGCGGGGATCATTGTTCCGGCTACGGCTATCTACGGCAAGGAGCAACAGCAGCCCAAGCCGATGATTCTTTTGCAACTGCAAGCAGCCTACGGTACACCACTGTGGTTTGTGGAGGATCGTTTGGGGGCGCTCCTAGAGGTCGCTGCTACCCCAGAGTTGGTATCCACTCGCCTTTTTTTGGCCACGTGGGGCTACACAACCGCAGACGATTGCCAACAGGCGCAGGCGCACCCCCGCATTCAGCCGTTAACCTTGGGCGAATTTTGTGCCCTCTTAACGCCGTAG
- a CDS encoding YtxH domain-containing protein yields MVGLLVAPRSGKETRQLLKKSADALPELLEDISSSFEQHRDRLSETTQERWQATLDRLKEAIAVGIEVTQQQRQAFSREANGMALSDLDEENSGDLRR; encoded by the coding sequence GTGGTTGGTCTGCTGGTTGCCCCGCGCTCTGGCAAGGAAACGCGACAACTGTTGAAAAAATCTGCCGATGCTCTGCCGGAGCTATTGGAGGACATTAGCAGCAGTTTTGAACAGCACCGCGATCGCCTCTCGGAAACCACCCAAGAGCGTTGGCAGGCCACCCTCGATCGCCTCAAAGAAGCGATCGCCGTCGGCATTGAAGTCACTCAGCAGCAGCGCCAAGCCTTTAGCCGCGAAGCCAATGGCATGGCACTGAGCGATCTCGATGAGGAAAATTCTGGGGATCTACGGCGTTAA